The Phyllopteryx taeniolatus isolate TA_2022b chromosome 2, UOR_Ptae_1.2, whole genome shotgun sequence nucleotide sequence CAGTTGTACAGTGTTTGAGCGTTGCGCGCCCTCGGAGAAGTACCACGCGGCGCGACAGCAGTCGTCGTTCTTCTCACAGAATggagagaatatatgcccgtgagtattgttgtacgttctgtttgtatgtgctgccACTCCATTTTCTGCAATTTTCTGAGGGTTTATAACTGgcgcaacatcaatgctaatttctgttagtcCGTCTGTGGTGTTTCACGTcacgtgttagcattaagctagcagactttcgttGGACGAAATGATACAAaggaatacttaaaaaaaaaatataataatggcCTTTTAATTAGATTGtgttcaaaatgtgtttgtttaaaactaTAAAACTTTTTCTATATGGTCttgttatttttcatattttcgcCTATTGCAGGTTGGTCTGGAACGTAGCCACGGCGATGACTAAATAGGGGTCATTCACTATACATTggcaaactgtttttttgtagTCGAATATCATTAGGACTCTGTAAAAGTATCCAGTAAAAATCACAACCACTAGAACGTATTAACCAAAATCTGTTATGATCGTAGAAGCCTCGGCAGTATGGAATTGGAGGGTCATGTTTCGAGTCCTGCTGCTACGACTTGGTGGAAAGATACTAGTCCGCATTGCCCCCCCAGTCTGGGCTCGCGCCGACATCTGCCCTTGCAGGCCCGCGCGTGTGCGCGCTGCTCTGCTTCTCTGTGCGCTGTGCCACCAAAGATATACAGCAGAGTGTAAACCGAGTCATGTGCAATTATCATCCCAAAAATACATATCTTTATTTCTTGTCAAGCGTTTTCCATGTCGAGCGAAGTAGACAAACAAATGGGTCAATGCGTTTGCGCAGACCTTCTCAATTCCTCTTGGACGTGCACAAACCGCATTACCTTCTCCCTGAGCATGTCACTCTCTTCCTTGCAGGCACCGAGTTGTTTCTTCCAGCTCTCTACATTAGCCGAGGACTCCTGCAGCGCATCCACCAGCCTGGCATTATTCTCTCTTAACGTCTGCAGCTCGGTTTCCCACTTCTTGGCGTTGGTGTTGCTGTCAGACAAGATGGTTCCGGAGGGGGGAAGGAGCGTTATTAAAAGAGAGAACATTTATTGAAAAGCCTGGCGTTTGTGCCCGCTGCTGTGATGCTGAACGAAGCAAAATCAATCTAATGATGATttcttgtttatatgtgcgcaGTCCCGTtgggggattttttatttttattttttttcttattcagacttcatcagttcatgcgcATAGGCTATATAGGACAGCTCCGGCCTGAGTGTTGGTGTGGAAACCCAACTACTCCATCTCTGACGAGACGAACAACTTTTGTTTGGGTGGAATCACGCTCGCTAAtgttccattcagttgtaacaATGGTGGTAGAGGCACCTGAAGTCCAAAAGTGGCTTTGTTATTTGTTAGAAGGTTCCATTATTTTGCCATAAAGATCCTTCAAACCCATCATttctaaaatacacaaaaaaaagtcctttgaaatTTACTGCGTTTGAATATGTACGCCGGTTGCACATGAAAAGGTGGTAAACTGATTTTTCAAGGAGATGAagagacattttaaatatatataatatcagtttaccacattttcgTCATTTGTACATCTTCAAATTAGCTAAAttcaaagcagttttttttgtttttggtttcagTTTATAAGCTGGAATTgctttgattttaaaatattgcaAGGTACAAGGCAAATAAAAAGCGTGAACAACTACAGTTTGAAAGGAACGGAAGTCTTGAAAATACCCAGCTTTAATTCCGGCTTATCCTGGAATTTTACGAGCagtgtatgcatatatatatatatatatatatttttttttttcaaaacctctTCAGTTCCCTGTTCTTGTCTTTACGCGTGACCGTGTTGACGAGTGCGGCTCCCAATCACATGCCGACAGCCGTGTTCTAAAACCGTGCCGGTCTCGGCCACGTCGCAGGCTGCCGCACTTCTCCAGTGAGCCCCAAAGCCTTGTAGAGGCCAGTCAAAGCAATGTGAAAcaagaaccaaacaaaacaaacaaaaaagcaatagACTCACACATTTTACGCCACAATATAGGAAACTATGTAATTATGATTACTTgcgtttcagtttcagttttgcCAGAGGTGGAACGATAATTGGCTGACGTATTTTGAGTTGCTAACCAAACGAGgtctgactaaaaaaaaaaaaaaaggagtcgCCATTGTTACAGTTGACTGCGATGTTCTGGGGTCATCGGAAAATCCCATCTGGAGCAACATCTGCCGTGTCATGCAATTATAATTTACTGCACTCTGTATTTGGGATTAATGAGGCTAAATGGCTGCATGGAGCAGTCTCACCCATCAGAGTACTGCGGCTCGAATGATTTCGATGCACGCGCGGGaatcaaatataataatataatataatacatataaaaCGAGACCATTTTCAGAACAGTGTCAAAGTCAACACGTGAGAAGGAACAGTTGGAGTAATCCCTGATAGCCAGGTTGCTAATTAATAACAAATGATGTCCCCCGGAAGGGACTTCTTCAGAATTTGGTGACATTATTTCATAATGTTAAATGAAGCGGTGCCTTGAGGTGTGAGTTGAATTCATTTTGCGACCACACTCGCAACTCAGGTCACTTGTAACTCATATCCTCGTGCCCCgctgaaatgaacggaaatgccattaatacgtTCCAGCCTTccaaaaacaatcacatttttgtaatatgttttttttaataaagaataatAGCACTCTATCTATAATATTTCACTTCATAAAATCACACAGTAATTAAAGACACGCAATTAAATAGAGCGTAAAGAATGAAACCGTTTTTTGTCGCATTTTTTGCTTGAGGTCAATTGATATAACACCGCGATGCTATTCGCTAATCCGTCTCCacgtttttgcattgtttgttagcattgagctcAACTCATTTTATCAAGGCAAAACTTGtaattctgttttatgtttatacaCAAACTTCGACAGGGAGTGCTAATAAACGGCTCGAAGACTCTGCTCGAGGTGAGTTGAGCTCACGGTCTCAAAACAGCGCTCGTGTCTAACATTTTGCTCGCGAGTCAAagcgaaaaaaaaataaaaaaacctggtatttcaaagcaccactgtagtGGTCCTGAAGAAAGTGGAATAGATGCCACTGCTTAATCTTCAATgcatgggtaaaaaaaaaaaaaagaagaaagaaaaaatgctttgaaagtGTAAGTCAAAAACCCAAAGGAAGCGTCACCTCTGTTCCACGGTACTATTGAGGAGATCACTCTCATTCTTCAGCAGGACAGCCTCTGGACCGACATGAAAGATCTTCTCATCATCGGTGCCATTAATGCTGGAAGCCTGGTTGCTTGATGGCGTTTCACGTCCCGACTCCTGGTGGGGGAGGGTGGGGCACAGGCAACGAATGAACTGCCTGACACGCAGCTTTTTCAAGTGCGATGGCCTCTCAGAAATCCTGCACGGACTGTGAAACTGGACACTCTTCTGACACCGTAAACAATCGTGACAAGTCAACTATGACTACGTCCAACGGTGttgccggtaaaaaaaaaaataaaaaaaaaaaagcgccagCGACACTTACGAGTTTATTTCGTTCTGTCACCAAGCTTGTAAGTCAACGTACTCATATAAAGTAGATTGAAAGGCCATcagtgttctgttttttttttttttttttttttttacatcttcaACAAAGACAAATAGCCCTGTatgatataaaaacaaaatagaacgtagagaaatctttttttttttaatcaagtgtAATTAGTGCACCACACGCCCTTCAAGGGGCGTGGCCTTGAGActttgatgtttacattttgtatttgcgtGTCTGATACGCTCGCAACATTTACAGTGTTTCGTCCCCTTTTGTTTTGCGCCAGTTTTACAGTCAACCTCAAGTGGGagtgaaatgttgtttttgcgcGAATTGCGCGAGGAAGCGAGAGTCttcgtttcctcaaagtgatgttatagtCCCATTTGTTGCCAGTGGGAGAGCGCGAACAGGCGGAAAGGAGTACTTAAAAAGTGTGCTTTAGTACGCTTAAAGCATGTGGAAAGggtaaaactacaaaaaataGATATTAATATGGTCTCTATATTGTGTGTAGGTCTGGAATGTACTCCCTTCGATTATTCTAATTTCACAAGAATGTCGCTCATGCATACAGTGGCGCTGCTCTTCTTCCAGTAACAATTGTGTGTAATTACAGAGCACTTGTACAGATTGAGGATTTCAAGTTTGCCGAGTGCTAAGTTACCGGGGAGTGATTACTCAGCACCTCCGCCTTCTCCTGAGATTTGTCTCTTGCCATTTTGGCTGCCTCTTTGACTTCGTGGAACTTCTCAGCAAACTGAAAATCGCAGGAATGAGCTGTagttagtttcaaactagtgtgAATtgccatacagtacatacagcgATGATAAAAGATGGAAGCGTTCAGGTTTCTGTTGGCAAACTGAACTGCAGTGCTCGGTCAAAGCGACAATTGTTGTTTACTGTGTCACCTTCCTCCCCTTTGCCGAATACACCCTCACCTTGGCGAGCTGCTGCTCTGAGCTGAAGCCCAAACCGAACACAGTGTTGGCCCTGCTGTCCGCCCACTGGCCGAATTTCTGGGATGTCTTTGTGAACATCATGTTGGGGGTGATGGTGCTGTTGATGATAAcctatgagggggggggggaacaagaCATATGAAACTCCTTGCGAGGACATAACTGCACTGATGAGTTCCAAAAGCTCAACTGACGATTTAATTGCCGGCTCATCGCAACATGTGTAATGTATACTCATGTATACTGCTCACAAAATGTTGGGGGAGCTTTCGGGTGGAATTTCAGGATCAACCGAAAATTCATCATAACCTTTCCATGTGAACTGAATTTGATCTCTAAACTTGTCAATTTCCCGCTGTTTACTGTTTCAGTACATTTTGCACGACTTGCCCttttctaacaaggagctgaatggcaaaattcacaaacgGGGCGGGGGGGGTCTGATTTAGAGATTCAACAACGAATCGAATAAacaacaactaatcaattatcagATTAATCGactattttgatcatcgatGAATCATTAAGAGACAGTATTTAACGCAAATTGTCAACGCTAAacattctctgatttctgtcgTCTTCCATGAAAGCAAAGCGATTATCTGTGTGttttatcaaaataaaagacatttacaaacatctgctttgactttgcaaaacaatgatcaacaattTTATGCATTTTCGGACgcgttacagaccaaaccagtcaCTTCATCATAATCAGTTGATGTTTGtggattttctgcactgtccatTTAAAATtaagtcctgtttttgaataaatggatggatttttttgggaaatctgTATCACagattaattaaacaaaaatcattGACATATTAATCGATCTTTGAATTCATCATTTTCAGCCCTAGTTTGATACATGAAAAATGGTCACACTagcatgttttgtgtttattggggggaaaaaaaaaactcactaaTCCGTCCAATCAATCATAGTTAAACAACCAAGGTGCTTTTTCTTCTGCAAAGTGTTCAATTCAATCATGTTCCGTTCCGAACATAAACAGCACAAGAATCGCCGTCAAACgatgacatactgtaaatatgtcaTCACTTTGGCTTGCCAGTCTGTTCTGCACTGGACTCTGGAAACCGAATGAGGTGGAAAGCAGCCTGAGCTGCCCTGTTAACATTTGCTTTGAGTTCATATAACAAACCTGCTCTACTCAAACTTGAATGCGAAATGTGCCAATTCAGCACTTCATATTTTCCCCCATCAAAAGGCACATCACAGCAGTAACCCACAAAGCTCCAAGTTGTCATATTACATCCTCCACTTGCTACAGTACTGTCACCTGTTGCAGCGATGCATTAAATCAGCTGCAGTAAAATTGCACAAGTGCATAAAGCCACTATAGTAGATCTCAAAACCCAAAACTCAGCCTGACCATACTTGGCTGAATTGCACTGTGCTCTGCATGTTGACAAAAGCAGTCACTTTAATGcattcgcacgcacacacacgttgccCGATCAGAAAGATCCGATCGAGCGGACCATAAAAAGGGACGTCCGTATAAATTATCTCGACGATTAGCAACCACTGAAGACGGTTAAATTACTGGGAACCCTTGTTTCATAGCAACCTGGCTGCGCACACAGCATTGGAGAATTCAAAATCTGACACACTTGTCCTTTTCAACACCACCGAAATGTCCCTCCCCACCTTTTCCAAGGctgcaaatacacacacacacacacacaaacctagAAAGAAAAGCCTAGTGACTTTTGTTGTAAGTAAGGATTCAGGCTGCATTCTGCAAGCttcatcaatataaaaaaaaaacaaaaaaacacaaaggcgACTCCATTTTCTCAAAGGGGAGACAGTACTTTGGAAAATCCTGAAAAACACTTCATCTCAAGCAGCCGAGTGAATTTCTAACAGTTTGTCACATTAGTTCGAAGACAAGTGTGCGACGTGAAACTTTAATGTTCACAGTGGGAAAACAATGTGACGACAAATGCCCCATACTTGATCATAATACCAAGATGTGGATCATTAACCTATAGCATAGGCCAGGAAAAACAATGGGGGGAAATGAGATCAAATAACAAAATGGGCGGAACCGTAAAAATAAACTCAGTGACACCTGCTGCGTGAACGGTAATTAGCAGCTCAGATCATCAGaaacttcatttttgttttttggtcatttCACAGCCAGAGCAGGCAGCCACTAAATGTATTACAGTACTTTCGACTCGCCCATCTGTTGCAGTCACCGGACCTTTGACGCTCTGTGAAGCAGAGAAATGTCTGACCGACGAGGCTTTACGACAGTGAACGCAACATTCGGTATACACTCCGTCTAATGTACGGCCGTGGAAATAGTTGGACCCAAAACGCACTGTACCGTGcagaaaaaatgtcaatgtcatCAATTAATGGACTACGACCTGATGTTCATTACGTTATAGTGAGTCAACTCCAAAAATCTACAGATGTTCGACCCCTCATGTGAACTGTACTGTATTCCATTTGAAGTTATTTACAGCACGACACTGTCCGCAGCCCATAGCACATCGTGTGATTTGAATTGcatgtctccccccccccacttctaCTATATCATCATAATACCCATTAAAGGGTGCTGTAGATGGTCTGAATGTGCATGCGAGACCGTAATCAAGCGAGTAGGCAAGTGGAAGAGTGCGACAGAGGGCGGGGGAGTGGAGTGACATGAGCAGCTGTGGGGGTGGACTGCCAGGCCTGTATCAAGTGCAACAGGAAGTGCAAATGAAAGTGCTCCTGGCCAGTGGAATGAGGCTCGCTTTCCCAACGACAAGCCCGCTTGAGCGGCCCCTATGGAGATGTGTTCCTTGCCCGGTTACGCATGCTGGGAGTTCACAGAATAAGCAGTCATATTGAGTCACATTGTATGTCTACCACAGGAAGCGGTGATCCCTTGTCAAGTGGTAAATACCGCACATTCTTGTCAgagctgtgaaaaaaaacccagaaaaaAACCTGCAGATTGATTGAAGCACTTACGGCAAATAGTAGAAGTCTCGTCGATTACAAGAGTTCCATCTCTGTTCCTCCATCTCTGTTCACAACCAGCTAGCCGAAATGCTCCCATACAAGTGACCTTAACGAGCTTGGAGGCTCCACAATTTCGGGTTGCTTGTACATCCAGCTCCTGTTCTCTGCTCTGCTTCAGGTAGTCCAACTAGTATTAGCGTTAGCCGCGATATTGCTCACTCCGGTCAGAAGACCGTCCCTGGAAAAAGTAGTCCTACTGTATGGCACGCAGTTGTGGGCAGGTTGAAGAAATGTATCTCAAGGCatgctttgttttaattaactTGAAATATAATATGAATCATATTTAAGTTGAGCAGCACTGTGAGCTCACGTGGCTGGAACTGGTTTGGAGGCACAAACGCTGGGAGTTGGCAGGGGTGTGTTGCGGTTCTACATTTCAAAAGGCGACACAGGTTTGCGTCATGAGACTACCGCAATTTTCAGTTTCGATACTGTATCGTTACAGGCTTTATATGTGCGGACTAGCGTTGAGCCAAAGAtaatatatcaaataaattcaatattacaattgtatttatgatgtattattgtattgttttgtatttattactatatattatatgtttatatttattatttatatttacttgATAGGATTGAGCATCCTGGCACAATTAGCCCTGGAAGGTGGCAATCTTTGAACAAATTGGGTAaagcaagtcatttttattttccactttATGCGAGTAGCACAAATCAGGGCAAGGAGGAGTCAGAAGTGCTGGGAATGCACTTCCACTTACTATGTCATCATCATTGAGCTGCCTGGTTCTCCCAGTGAACCAATACAAGCTGACAGTTTGTCACGGTTAGTGCATACAGCAGCAAAAACTATTGTTGTGGACAGACCTGGTTTGTTCACAAGGAGTGTGCAGACAACACACACTATACGCCGCCAGACATACCCCAAaaggttttgtttattttggtttCTGTGGGAAAATCTAAATTCATCCAGCGCAACCCATGGGTGAGCAGGATAAAGCGAGTGAACATTGTAAATAGTTCTACTTCTAAAGGAACAGACTGGGTACCAAACCTCCATCGTCGGGTGTAAACTTGTTAAGTGTTAagtgtgaagtttgaagtgagtTTGAGCGAATGTCTCACTgcttaggctccagcacgctattccaatttcaaaaattcatgtCTGTGCCATTTCTCCGAACAAAAGAAAGTGATCA carries:
- the homer2 gene encoding homer protein homolog 2 isoform X5; amino-acid sequence: MMFTKTSQKFGQWADSRANTVFGLGFSSEQQLAKFAEKFHEVKEAAKMARDKSQEKAEVLSNHSPESGRETPSSNQASSINGTDDEKIFHVGPEAVLLKNESDLLNSTVEQSNTNAKKWETELQTLRENNARLVDALQESSANVESWKKQLGACKEESDMLREKIAELEVQCNEASQEKQRNGQLSVRVQELEAELHDKEQELGNLRKQAEIIPQLMAQCESITSKLQTAETKNRELEGRIDVLHMDVDDSRQKQGNVKGELKKLMDVLDIKLDELHEFRRGLSRLGIDN
- the homer2 gene encoding homer protein homolog 2 isoform X4: MSVWCRTTVLDGYNQAVSPCGEQPIYTTRAHVFQIDPTTKKNWVPASKQAVSVSYFYDSTRNSYRIISVDGSKVIINSTITPNMMFTKTSQKFGQWADSRANTVFGLGFSSEQQLAKFAEKFHEVKEAAKMARDKSQEKAEVLSNHSPESGRETPSSNQASSINGTDDEKIFHVGPEAVLLKNESDLLNSTVEQSNTNAKKWETELQTLRENNARLVDALQESSANVESWKKQLGACKEESDMLREKELGNLRKQAEIIPQLMAQCESITSKLQTAETKNRELEGRIDVLHMDVDDSRQKQGNVKGELKKLMDVLDIKLDELHEFRRGLSRLGIDN